From Phragmites australis chromosome 5, lpPhrAust1.1, whole genome shotgun sequence, a single genomic window includes:
- the LOC133917551 gene encoding F-box/kelch-repeat protein At2g44130-like — protein sequence MGAVKRQEEDAFQAATERARHCCGWKDKEQERAMAVGAEEEGGRREERELIPGLPDHVAMECLARVPNRSHRRMRHVSCGWRGAVGSAEFRRRRRVAGAAEDIVFLVQAAPVGGDGKGSTPECSLVAANLTTGEWRRVEGAAAAWGPVPLFAQCAAVGDGRHVAVVGGWDPDTFHPTSDVRVLDVPTGEWRRGRQMPDSRSFFGCAGGDGNVYVAGGHDESKNALRSAFVYSVAAEAWRALPDMSEERDEPQLVATPGRVLAASGYPTEAQGAFKETAECYAAGDAWINEGDVVPDTAGMCLASVGGKVWAVGAGKGGVREWDGAARAWRDVADGPPGMKACVKAVSVGDGGAVFVFGKAADAAEGGEYASWVMDASGAPWKRVPVPPGFDGFVYSAAAMRA from the coding sequence ATGGGCGCCGTCAAGCGACAGGAGGAGGACGCCTTCCAAGCAGCCACCGAGCGAGCACGCCACTGCTGTGGTTGGAAGGACAAGGAGCAAGAACGTGCCATGGCGGTGGGGGCAGAGGAAGAAGGCGGTAGGCGGGAGGAGCGGGAGCTCATCCCAGGGCTGCCGGACCACGTGGCCATGGAGTGCCTGGCGCGGGTGCCGAACCGGTCGCACCGGCGCATGCGCCACGTAAGCTGCGGATGGCGCGGCGCCGTGGGGAGCGCGGAGTTCCGGCGGCGCCGGAGGGTTGCCGGGGCGGCGGAGGACATCGTGTTCCTCGTCCAGGCCGCGCCCGTGGGCGGCGACGGCAAGGGCTCGACGCCGGAGTGCTCGCTTGTGGCGGCGAACCTCACCACCGGCGAGTGGCGGCGTGtggagggggcggcggcggcgtggggcCCCGTGCCGCTGTTCGCGCAGTGCGCGGCCGTGGGCGACGGGCGGCATGTCGCCGTCGTCGGGGGCTGGGACCCGGACACGTTCCACCCGACCAGCGACGTCCGCGTGCTGGACGTGCCCACCGGCGAGTGGAGGCGCGGCCGGCAGATGCCGGACTCCCGGAGCTTCTTCGGCTGCGCCGGTGGCGACGGCAATGTCTACGTCGCCGGCGGGCACGACGAGTCCAAGAACGCCCTTCGCTCCGCTTTCGTGTACAGCGTCGCAGCCGAAGCCTGGCGCGCGCTCCCGGACATGTCCGAGGAGCGCGACGAGCCGCAGCTCGTCGCGACCCCCGGCCGAGTCCTGGCGGCCAGCGGCTACCCGACCGAAGCCCAAGGAGCGTTCAAGGAGACCGCCGAGTGCTACGCCGCCGGCGACGCCTGGATCAACGAGGGCGACGTGGTCCCAGACACGGCCGGGATGTGCCTGGCCTCGGTGGGGGGTAAGGTGTGGGCCGTCGGCGCCGGGAAGGGCGGCGTGCGGGAATGGGATGGCGCCGCGCGCGCGTGGAGGGACGTGGCGGACGGCCCGCCCGGCATGAAGGCGTGCGTGAAGGCGGTTagcgtcggcgacggcggcgccgtGTTCGTGTTCGGAAAAGCAGCCGACGCGGCGGAGGGCGGTGAGTACGCCTCTTGGGTGATGGACGCGAGCGGCGCGCCGTGGAAGCGAGTGCCCGTGCCGCCAGGGTTCGACGGGTTCGTTTACTCGGCCGCGGCCATGCGGGCTTAG